GCCAACTACGTGACCACCTCTTTTGCCGCAGATCATTACTTTTCAAACGTGAACAGCGGTGTAGGCTTAATGTTTGTCAATGATACGCAGGGAACGGGCAGCTTAAGAACTTCCGAAATATCGGCTCAGTATGCCTACCAGCTCAAATTCAACGAAACAACGGCCCTGCGTATGGGCTTGCAGGGTACCTACGCCAACCGCCGCGCCGACCTGCGCGATCTGACCTTTGGGGACCAATACACCAATCGCGGTTTTACGGGAAATCCTACGGCCGATCCTCTGGCAGCCAACGGGACACCTTCCATCGGTTACATGAGTTTTGCTACCGGTCTTTTGCTCTATTCTGACCGCTATTGGGTGGGGGTATCGGCCCACCACATCAACCGTCCGGAACAGGGATTTTTTCAGGTAGGTAATGGGACACGTCTCCCGCTGAAAGGAAGTATCCATGCGGGATTGGTGATTCCGTTTGGGGGCTATACGGGCTTGGGCGATGAGTGGAACCGTGAAATGAGCATATCAC
Above is a window of Runella slithyformis DSM 19594 DNA encoding:
- a CDS encoding PorP/SprF family type IX secretion system membrane protein; this translates as MTRRLFLTLLFGISFWVTQAQDPQFSQFYANPLYLNPAFAGGALAPRVMMNYRNQWPGLSANYVTTSFAADHYFSNVNSGVGLMFVNDTQGTGSLRTSEISAQYAYQLKFNETTALRMGLQGTYANRRADLRDLTFGDQYTNRGFTGNPTADPLAANGTPSIGYMSFATGLLLYSDRYWVGVSAHHINRPEQGFFQVGNGTRLPLKGSIHAGLVIPFGGYTGLGDEWNREMSISPAINYKFQGKYDQLDLGVYLTYSPIVLGLWYRGLPIKKYVDNISNRESLIALIGYRQDKFSFGYSYDITISSLGLPSGGSHEISLAYTFDYEPSPRHRRSRKDKQLSCPKF